In one window of Helianthus annuus cultivar XRQ/B chromosome 17, HanXRQr2.0-SUNRISE, whole genome shotgun sequence DNA:
- the LOC110926071 gene encoding uncharacterized protein LOC110926071, with the protein MESRLHHAGMETDLLSRLAANHLFLGQIEPFRATILALRSRNPNLARSILQTIVANGGRYENILFSSDCSPAILTYICTVELLQFNDNTLGVWSFDSNTLRLRAEFVLYVQIVVSRVLESRKEDRNLGQGELDVVNSDSVSDNDGTGVSDIDIDSKRRISETKGDTSELDIKYWDYDECLRVLNKISEVGFKRLRPDLIESESRESEDQGSSGGGEMEEGEMMCLRGVILENAGIFEALCENIAKQVERIRGNDGGGDDSGSVVSPMVQEEGGDEDVKVLRLIQRCVQMVHLDAMKECLKKGDNDGALSHIQFLRFDYGVDEADYRMVLQDLLKRIFSGMVAYDDTWLATRSKLLSVYEKALSSNSSNLVHVIQSIQEELFSEEIETHKVSNGNQIPPPLARLLAAHNTPGDQTSSLKLALSACMRDMYHYARISGLHVLQCIMDVALSAVKREQLQEASNILSLYPQLQPLVAVMGWDLLPGKTDMRRKLMQLLWTSKSQILRLEESSLYGNKSDEVSCVEHLCDFLCYQLDLASFVACVNSGQTWSLKSSLLLSGKGHTELENRDFQLDPFVENLVLERLSIHSPLRVLFDVVPDIRFQDAIELFSMQPITSNLAAWKRMKDVELMHMRYAMESAVLALGSMGNSKNNEVKSYQMALCYLKDLRIHLEAINNAPRKIMMVNIIISLLHMDDLSRGFPPPTTHPDTSEESGDPCTNEEGNNMVISFTGRLLTILRQNLPSSITDQEIANDGNAPTDGKQALEWRISKAKSFIEDWEWRLSILQSLLPLSDRQWKWEEASTVLRAAPSKLLNLCMQRAKYDIGEEAVNRFSLPPEDKATLELVEWVDGAFKKASAADAVSRAADGTSVVQELDFSTLRAQLGPLIATLLCIDVAVASSRSSNLSQKLLDQAQVMLSEIYPGRAPKMGATYWDQIYEIAIISVAKRLLKRLQELLEQEKFPVLQALLTGDLINTSSKDFQRQGHRERALAMLHQMIEDAHMGKRQFLSGKLHNLARAIADEENEREYRRAESLYHDKDALNHEKNGVLGLGLRHASQQSSSGEKSIVSTSYDVKDAEKRIYGPLASKATTYLSQFILHIAAIGDIVDGTDTTHDFNYFSLIYEWPKDLLTRLVFDRGSTDAAAKVAEIMSADFVHEVISACVPPIYPPRSGHGWADIAVIPTCPKSNSECKVLSPSSKEAKPSSYCPSSATPGVPLYPLQLDVVKHLVKLSPVRAVLACVFGSCILYGGGDSTISNSLTEGSVMKRDADRLFYEFALDQSERFPTLNRWIQMQTNLHRVSEVAVTAEHTINDGSEAKTSVKRFREHDSDSDLEHEDLAVCPTISVIPETANESGIWQDSPKSETIETDTTVFLSFGWENEKPYEKAVERLIEEGKLMDALALSDRCLRDGASDHLLKLLIEREEEDHTVYNRSGHSTFRIPGYSWQYCLRLKDKQLAAALALKYLHRWELDAALDVLTMCHCHLLEIDPYKNEVVLRRQALMRYSHILSADERYNSWQEVEAECKEDPEGLALRLAEKGAVSAALEVAESAGLSIELRRELQGRQLVKLLTADPITGGGPAEASRFLSSLRDSKDALPVAMGAMQQLPNLRSKQLLVHFFLKRKDSNLTEPELSRLNLWALGLRVLAVLPLPWQQRCSALHEHPQLIVEVLLMRKQLQSASMILKEFPSLRDNNTILTYAAKAISVTISPPRRESRIQVSGPKTKQKSGTPTRSSFSNSLSNLHKEARRAFSWNPRNSAEKTTPKEVQRKRKGSGLTQTDKATWEAMAGIQEDRVSSYTIDGQDRLPSVSIADQWMLTGDIVKDEAVRSSHHYESAPDIILFKELLSLCSDESSSAKGALDLCVNQMRTVLSSHHLPENASMETIGRAYHATETFVQGLLYAKAQLRKLEVSGYSERNKDIEDTSSDAGSSSVGSQSTDELSEVLSQADTWLRRAELLQSLLGYGIAASLDDIADKESSARLRDRLILEERYSMAVYTCKKCKIDAFAVWNAWGLALIRMEHYAQARVKFKQALQLFKDDPAPVIQDIINTIEGGPPADVSSVRSMYEHLAKSAPAILDDSLSADSYLNVLYMPSTFPRSERSRRLQEASDGNSVNASDFEDVPRSNLDVIRYLECVNYLQEFTRKDLLDFMFKHGHYKDACMLFFPENGIPSPPQQPPLAAMSSSTPQKPDPLSTDYGTVDDLCDLCIGYGAMSVLEEVMASRMSSTETADVEVKQYTSAALSRICVFCESYKHFNYLYRFQVIGKDHVAAGLCCIQLFVNSSVLDEAIKHLENAKMHFEEALAARYKIGGSTKVVTKGIRGKSASQKLTEEGLVKFSARVAMQVDVIKSFNDTEGPQWKYSLFGNPNDPETFRRRCVIAEALVEKNFDLAFQVIYEFNLSAVDIYAGVASSLAERKKGGQLTEFFRNIKGTIEDEDWDQVLGAAINVYANKHKERPDRLIDMLTSSHRKVLACVVCGRLKSAFQIASRSGSVADVQYVAHQALHANALPVLDMCKQWLAQYM; encoded by the exons ATGGAGTCGCGATTGCACCACGCAGGTATGGAAACCGACCTGCTATCTCGTCTCGCAGCTAACCACCTGTTTCTAGGTCAAATCGAACCATTTCGAGCCACAATTCTCGCTCTCCGATCTCGAAACCCTAACCTAGCTCGCTCAATTCTTCAAACTATTGTTGCCAACGGTGGCCGGTATGAGAATATCCTGTTTAGTTCCGATTGTTCACCGGCGATTTTAACGTATATATGTACTGTAGAACTTCTTCAGTTTAATGATAATACGTTAGGTGTTTGGAGTTTTGATTCCAACACGTTGCGTCTGCGTGCTGAATTTGTGCTTTATGTTCAGATTGTTGTGTCTAGGGTTTTGGAGAGTAGGAAAGAGGATAGGAATTTAGGTCAAGGTGAATTGGATGTTGTTAATTCGGATTCGGTTAGTGATAATGATGGTACTGGTGTTAGCGATATCGATATCGATTCGAAACGGCGGATTAGTGAAACAAAAGGGGATACCAGTGAGTTGGACATTAAATATTGGGATTATGATGAGTGTTTGAGAGTATTGAATAAGATCTCGGAGGTCGGCTTCAAGAGGTTGAGGCCGGATTTGATTGAATCGGAGAGTAGAGAGAGTGAAGACCAGGGGAGTTCTGGTGGTGGTGAGatggaagaaggagaaatgatgTGTTTGAGGGGAGTGATTTTGGAGAATGCTGGTATTTTTGAGGCATTGTGTGAGAATATAGCGAAACAGGTTGAACGGATTCGAGggaatgatggtggtggtgatgattcTGGTTCTGTTGTTTCTCCTATGGTTCAGGAAGAGGGCGGAGATGAGGATGTTAAGGTGCTTAGATTGATACAAAGATGTGTTCAGATGGTGCATTTGGATGCCATGAAGGAATGCTTGAAGAAGGGTGATAATGATGGAGctctgtctcatattcagttTCTTCGTTTTGATTACGGGGTGGATGAAGCTGATTACCG CATGGTTTTGCAAGATCTCCTTAAGAGGATTTTCTCAGGAATGGTGGCCTATGATGACACTTGGCTTGCCACTCGAAGTAAACTGCTGTCAGTATATGAGAAAGCACTTTCATCAAACTCCTCAAATCTTGTCCACGTGATACAG TCCATTCAGGAGGAATTGTTCTCTGAGGAGATAGAGACACATAAAGTTTCAAATGGCAACCAGATTCCACCCCCTCTTGCTCGGCTTTTAGCCGCACATAACACACCTGGTGACCAAACGTCATCGTTGAAGTTGGCACTCTCTGCATGCATGAGAGACATGTATCATTATGCTCGTATCTCAGGGTTGCATGTACTTCAATGTATCATGGATGTTGCACTTTCTGCTGTAAAGAGGGAACAACTTCAAGAAGCTAGCAAT aTTCTTTCATTGTACCCCCAACTTCAACCTCTTGTGGCTGTTATGGGTTGGGATCTTTTACCTGGAAAAACAGATATGAGAAGGAAGTTGATGCAGCTTTTGTGGACTAGTAAATCACAAATTCTCAGGCTTGAAGAATCTTCTCTCTATGGCAATAAATCAGATGAG GTGTCCTGTGTTGAGCATCTTTGTGACTTCCTATGTTACCAACTTGATCTGGCTTCTTTTGTTGCATGTGTCAATTCTGGACAAACATGGAGTTTGAAATCATCATTACTCTTGTCTGGAAAAGGACATACAGAGCTTGAAAACCGAGATTTCCAGTTGGACCCGTTTGTTGAAAATCTTGTTCTCGAAAGATTATCGATCCATAGTCCCCTTCGA GTTTTGTTTGATGTAGTTCCAGACATTAGATTCCAAGATGCTATCGAGTTATTTAGCATGCAACCAATAACATCTAATTTAGCAGCCTGGAAGAG GATGAAAGACGTTGAACTCATGCACATGCGTTATGCCATGGAGTCTGCTGTTCTTGCCCTTGGATCTATGGGGAATAGCAAGAATAATGAAGTAAAAAGCTACCAAATGGCACTATGTTACTTGAAAGACCTCAGGATTCACTTAGAGGCCATCAACAATGCTCCACGCAAG ATAATGATGGTGAACATTATCATCTCACTTTTGCATATGGACGATCTCTCTCGAGGCTTTCCGCCACCTACCACACACCCTGACACTAGTGAGGAAAGTGGTGATCCCTGCACTAACGAAGAAGGCAATAATATGGTCATATCATTCACAGGGCGGCTTCTTACTATATTAAGGCAAAATTTGCCTTCATCTATTACCGATCAGGAGATTGCAAATGACGGAAATGCTCCTACTGATGGAAAACAAGCTCTAGAATGGAGAATCTCAAAGGCGAAATCTTTCATTGAAGATTGGGAATGGCGGTTATCCATCTTGCAAAGTCTTCTTCCGTTGTCTGACCgccagtggaaatgggaagaggcGTCGACCGTATTACGTGCTGCCCCATCCAAGCTGCTGAATCT TTGCATGCAGAGGGCAAAGTATGACATTGGAGAAGAGGCTGTTAACCGTTTTTCTTTGCCTCCAGAAGATAAAGCAACTCTTGAACTGGTTGAATGGGTGGATGGAGCCTTTAAGAAAGCATCC GCTGCGGATGCTGTTTCTCGTGCTGCTGATGGAACTTCTGTGGTCCAAGAATTAGATTTTTCCACTCTTCGCGCTCAATTAGGTCCTTTAATCGCA ACTCTTCTATGTATTGATGTAGCTGTTGcatcttcaagatcatcaaatttgTCACAGAAGCTTCTAGATCAG GCTCAAGTTATGCTGTCAGAGATCTATCCTGGCCGTGCTCCTAAGATGGGTGCTACTTATTGGGATCAAATCTATGAAATTGCAATAATTTCAGTTGCCAAACGGCTTCTTAAACGTCTTCAAGAATTGTTGGAACAG GAGAAGTTTCCGGTACTTCAAGCTCTTTTAACGGGGGACCTAATAAATACTTCGTCAAAAGATTTCCAAAGGCAGGGACATAGGGAGCGAGCTCTTGCTATGTTACATCAAATGATTGAAGATGCTCACATGGGAAAGCGACAATTTCTTAGCG GTAAGCTTCATAATCTCGCAAGAGCTATTGCTGATGAGGAAAATGAAAGAGAATATAGGAGAGCAGAGAGTTTGTATCATGATAAAGATGCTCTGAATCATGAAAAAAATGGAGTTCTAGGGCTTGGGTTGAGACATGCGAGTCAACAATCATCGAGTGGTGAAAAGTCAATCGTTTCAACGTCATATGATGTTAAGGACGCTGAAAAAAGAATATATGGTCCGTTGGCATCTAAAGCTACAACATATCTTTCCCAATTTATCCTCCATATTGCAGCTATTGGTGACATAGTTGATGGCACAGATACTACTCATGACTTCAATTATTTCTCTCTCATTTATGAATGGCCTAAAGAT CTATTGACCCGTTTGGTGTTTGACCGGGGTAGCACTGATGCAGCTGCAAAGGTGGCAGAAATTATGTCAGCTGATTTCGTACATGAAGTGATTTCCGCATGTGTGCCCCCGATTTATCCACCTAGGTCTGGTCATGGCTGGGCAGACATCGCGGTAATTCCTACATGCCCTAAAAGTAATTCAGAATGTAAAGTTCTTTCACCTTCTTCAAAAGAAGCCAAACCGAGTTCTTATTGTCCGTCCTCTGCCACACCTGGAGTTCCCCTGTACCCTCTTCAGTTAGATGTCGTAAAGCATCTTGTGAAACTCTCCCCTGTTAGAGCCGTGTTAGCATGTGTTTTCGGGAGTTGTATTTTATACGGAGGGGGTGACTCAACCATATCAAATTCTTTAACCGAGGGCTCGGTGATGAAACGCGATGCTGACAGATTATTCTATGAGTTTGCACTTGATCAATCAGAGAGATTTCCAACCTTGAATCGGTGGATACAAATGCAAACTAATCTTCACCGAGTTTCGGAGGTTGCTGTAACTGCGGAACACACAATTAATGATGGAAGTGAGGCAAAAACTTCTGTGAAGCGTTTTCGCGAGCACGATAGTGATTCTGATTTAGAACATGAGGACCTGGCCGTGTGCCCCACCATATCTGTGATTCCCGAAACCGCAAATGAAAGTGGTATTTGGCAAGATTCTCCCAAGTCAGAGACTATTGAAACTGATACAACCGTCTTCCTCTCTTTCGGATGGGAGAACGAAAAACCATACGAAAAAGCCGTTGAAAG ATTGATAGAAGAAGGAAAATTAATGGACGCTCTTGCTCTTTCTGATCGATGCTTACGTGATGGTGCTTCGGATCATTTACTTAAGTTATTAATTGAACGTGAAGAGGAAGATCATACTGTGTATAATCGATCAGGTCATTCGACTTTTAGGATACCAGGTTATAGCTGGCAGTATTGCCTAAGGTTGAAAGATAAACAGCTTGCAGCCGCACTTGCACTGAA ATATTTGCATAGATGGGAATTAGATGCTGCTTTGGATGTTCTCACCATGTGCCACTGTCACTTGCTGGAAATTGATCCTTATAAAAACGAG GTTGTTCTAAGGAGACAAGCTTTAATGCGGTACAGTCATATACTATCTGCAGACGAGCGTTACAATAGCTGGCAAGAG GTTGAGGCGGAGTGTAAGGAAGATCCCGAGGGTCTAGCCCTTAGGTTAGCGGAAAAGGGAGCTGTTTCTGCTGCTTTAGAAGTTGCTGAAAGTGCAGGGTTATCTATTGAACTTCGTAGAGAACTTCAGGGTCGTCAACTTGTAAAACTTCTTACAGCTGACCCCATAACTGGTGGTGGGCCCGCTGAAGCTTCACGGTTTCTGTCTTCCTTGCGTGATTCAAAAGATGCTCTTCCGGTTGCAATGGGAGCAATGCAGCAATTGCCCAACCTTCGATCTAAACAATTGCTT GTTCATTTTTTCCTGAAAAGAAAAGACAGCAACTTAACCGAACCCGAGCTTTCCCGCCTTAATTTGTGGGCCCTAGGTCTTCGTGTGTTGGCGGTCTTGCCTTTACCATGGCAGCAAAGATGTTCTGCATTGCACGAGCATCCTCAGCTAATTGTTGAAGTTTTGCTGATGCGTAAACAACTTCAATCTGCTTCTATG ATACTTAAAGAATTCCCATCACTAAGAGACAACAATACAATCCTCACATATGCTGCTAAGGCAATTTCGGTTACTATAAGCCCGCCTCGACGCGAGTCACGAATACAAGTTTCGGGCCCCAAAACAAAGCAAAAATCAGGAACCCCTACACGATCTTCTTTTTCTAATAGTTTAAGTAACTTGCACAAGGAGGCACGTAGGGCTTTTTCTTGGAACCCAAGAAATAGTGCTGAGAAAACCACTCCTAAAGAAGTTCAGAGGAAACGGAAAGGGTCAGGACTTACACAAACGGATAAAGCCACTTGGGAAGCAATGGCTGGGATTCAAGAAGACCGTGTTTCGTCATACACAATAGACGGTCAAGATCGTCTTCCTTCAGTTTCTATTGCTGATCAGTGGATGCTCACCGGTGATATAGTTAAAGATGAAGCTGTTCGGTCTTCTCATCACTATGAAAGTGCACCAGATATCATTCTCTTCAAG GAACTGCTTTCGCTGTGTTCAGACGAGAGTTCATCAGCAAAAGGTGCTTTGGATTTATGTGTTAATCAAATGAGAACTGTTTTAAGCTCTCACCACTTGCCTGAAAACGCATCAATGGAAACTATTGGTCGAGCTTATCATGCTACAGAGACATTTGTTCAG GGGCTTCTTTACGCTAAAGCTCAACTTAGAAAGCTTGAGGTTTCTGGTTATTCCGAAAGAAATAAAGACATTGAGGATACATCCTCTGATGCAGGCAGCTCTAGTGTGGGTAGTCAGTCAACTGATGAGCTCTCTGAAGTCCTATCACAAGCTGACACGTGGCTCAGGCGAGCTGAGCTGTTGCAAAGTCTTTTGGGATATGGAATTGCTGCTTCTCTTGACGATATTGCTGACAAAGAATCATCTGCACGGTTGCGTGATCGATTAATTCTTGAAGAACGATATAGCATGGCTGTGTATACTTGTAAAAAGTGTAAG ATTGATGCATTTGCTGTATGGAATGCTTGGGGACTGGCTTTAATTCGGATGGAACACTATGCTCAAGCTCGTGTCAAATTCAA GCAAGCACTTCAATTGTTTAAAGATGATCCTGCACCAGTTATTCAAGATATTATAAATACAATTGAAGGCGGCCCACCAGCTGATGTGTCATCTGTTCGTTCCAT GTATGAGCATTTGGCTAAAAGTGCACCTGCAATTTTGGACGATTCTCTTTCTGCTGACTCGTATCTTAACGTTTTATATATGCCATCTACGTTTCCACGGTCTGAGAGATCCAGGAGATTACAAGAAGCTTCAGATGGAAATTCCGTAAACGCATCAGATTTCGAAGACGTTCCACGCAGCAACCTGGATGTCATTCGATACCTTGAATGTGTTAACTATTTACAAGAGTTTACACGCAAGGATTTGCTTGATTTTATGTTCAAGCATGGCCATTACAAGGATGCCTGCATGCTATTCTTTCCTGAAAACGGCATTCCTTCGCCACCTCAACAACCGCCACTTGCTGCCATGTCATCATCGACCCCACAGAAACCTGATCCACTTTCAACTGATTATGGAACGGTTGATGATTTGTGTGACCTGTGCATTGGTTATGGAGCCATGTCTGTTTTAGAGGAAGTAATGGCTTCTAGAATGTCATCCACAGAAACTGCTGATGTGGAGGTGAAGCAGTATACATCAGCTGCACTTAGCCGCATTTGTGTATTCTGTGAATCATATAAGCATTTCAACTACCTTTACAGATTCCAG GTGATAGGGAAGGATCATGTGGCTGCTGGACTTTGTTGTATCCAGTTATTTGTGAATTCATCTGTTCTAGATGAAGCTATAAAACACTTGGAAAATGCTAAG ATGCATTTTGAAGAAGCATTGGCAGCGAGATATAAAATTGGTGGGTCAACTAAGGTTGTCACCAAGGGTATTCGTGGAAAAAGTGCGTCACAGAAACTTACAGAAGAAGGATTAGTGAAGTTTTCTGCTCGAGTTGCCATGCAG GTGGATGTGATAAAATCCTTTAATGATACCGAGGGACCCCAATGGAAATACTCCCTTTTCGGAAATCCGAATGATCCAGAAACTTTTAG GAGGAGGTGTGTGATAGCAGAAGCTCTTGTTGAGAAGAACTTTGACCTGGCTTTCCAAGTGATCTACGAGTTCAATCTTTCTG CTGTTGATATATACGCTGGTGTGGCGTCATCACTTGCTGAGAGAAAGAAAGGCGGTCAATTGACTGAATTTTTTAGAAATATTAAGGGCACTATTGAAGATGAAGACTGGGACCAG GTTTTGGGAGCAGCTATTAACGTATATGCCAACAAACATAAGGAACGCCCCGATCGTCTTATTGACATGCTAACTAGCAGCCACAG GAAGGTTTTGGCTTGTGTGGTGTGTGGCCGCCTTAAAAGTGCCTTCCAGATTGCTTCTAGAAGCGGAAGCGTGGCTGATGTCCAGTATGTAGCACATCAG GCGTTACATGCAAACGCACTTCCAGTGCTTGATATGTGCAAACAATGGTTGGCTCAATACATGTAA